In a genomic window of Amphiprion ocellaris isolate individual 3 ecotype Okinawa chromosome 11, ASM2253959v1, whole genome shotgun sequence:
- the usp37 gene encoding ubiquitin carboxyl-terminal hydrolase 37 — protein MATIVPKLSSGGAVKIRFNSIDLGTTRWKEGTFEILEKDNKVSLCVRFNCGGASKTFQLNQNVKHVTQSLNRIILNLKDGSIITMDKIPTSLAQKTKDYLERLKQGKPVLKSSHGSANFSVLGNRSAKNETNPSGERQTTPRRQSAEGREDTTPRKPLGSPSRAASTPTRTGLSENRSEKRKRLLNSESDLTEDYPKENDSSSNNKATSDPSRKYLLSCKDKLKQAEENRNSAPLGSAPLQPTSFYGSRSVTKDYSQSHSFLDRPSSTVQTTAAKRSLMLPNHSTPFKKVRPSLDYGGWNKQRPSTLAQPQPPLQGFSNLGNTCYMNAILQSLFSLPSFSSDMLRQSIPWKKVPINALLRRFAHLMVKKDVGCPETKKDLLRKVKSAISSTAERFSGNMQNDAHEFLSQCLDQLKDDVEKMNKSWTNDAASSSSSVVSDNGQDATTMSSAVKTEPGEDVDTSRIYTCPVAVNMEFEVQHTITCKGCGEVVTKREQFNDLSIDLPRRKKTLPLRSIQDSLDLFFRMEEIEYSCEKCNGKSATVMHKFSKLPRVLILHLKRYSFNAQLSLNSKLGQQVVIPRYLTLLSHCTESTRPPISLGWSSQASVSRALKTSQSVNSSTAPLRRMGGKVANSSCASILVDSDCEEEPNRKVNANRKRRLSSCLPEDDDRPEERGTTIDSADFGGINDDEMLAAVLEMSRQEAALSAPPPMEDEPTSSPDTGFGDTDAHDLAYHTDLLETDGKQPADVLDSLDLTMDENKENQTPESVQQQGELDWVQQYSLDQEREEQELQQALAQSLQEHEAQEMREDDDLKRATELSLQEFNNSLPELLCSDDDSGNEDVLDMEYTEVEAENLKRNAESGDLANSFRLISVVSHIGSSSSSGHYISDVYDMKKQSWLTYNDLDVSRTQEAAVQRDRDRSGYIFFYMHKDVFEQSSEMERSGASSTAEAGRNVLQPL, from the exons CTGAACCAGAACGTGAAGCATGTTACTCAGAGTCTGAATCGGATCATACTGAATTTGAAGGACGGCAGCATCATCACAATGGATAAGATACCCACATCTTTGGCTCAGAAGACTAAAGATTACCTGGAAAGGCTGAAGCAGGGAAAGCCAG ttttaaaatcaTCCCATGGAAGTGCAAATTTCAGCGTTCTTGGTAACCGCTCTgcgaaaaatgagacaaacccCTCTGGTGAAAGACAG ACAACACCAAGGCGGCAGAGTGCAGAAGGCCGAGAGGACACAACACCACGGAAGCCTCTAGGCAGCCCGAGTAGAGCAGCTTCCACTCCCACCCGCACTGGACTGTCTGAAAACCG GAGTGAGAAGAGAAAGAGGCTCCTTAATTCTGAAAGTGACCTCACTGAGGATTACCCCAAGGAAAATGACTCCTCAAG CAACAACAAGGCCACTTCAGATCCATCTAGGAAGTATCTACTGAGCTGCAAAGACAAGCTGAAGCAGGCAGAGGAGAACAGGAACTCAG CTCCACTGGGCTCAGCTCCCCTTCAGCCAACGTCATTCTATGGAAGCCGATCTGTGACTAAAGACTACAGCCAGAGCCACTCTTTTCTGGACAG GCCATCCAGTACTGTACAGACCACAGCGGCCAAGAGAAGCCTCATGCTCCCCAACCACTCCACTCCCTTCAAGAAGGTACGACCCTCTCTGGATTATGGTGGCTGGAACAAGCAGAGGCCCTCCACCCTGGCACAGCCTCAGCCTCCACTCCAAGG ATTTTCCAACTTGGGCAACACTTGCTACATGAATGCCATCCTGCAGTCCCTCTTCAGCCTCCCCTCCTTCTCCAGTGACATGCTGAGGCAGAGCATCCCTTGGAAGAAAGTACCCATCAATGCTTTGCTCAG GCGTTTTGCTCATCTCATGGTCAAGAAGGATGTGGGCTGtccagagacaaaaaaggaccTCTTGAGGAAAGTGAAGAGTGCCATCTCCTCCACGGCTGAACGTTTCTCAGGAAACATGCAGAAT GATGCTCATGAATTTTTGAGTCAGTGTTTGGACCAGCTGAAGGACGatgtggaaaaaatgaacaAGAGCTGGACAAACGATGCTGCCTCCTCATCGTCTTCTGTGGTGAGTGATAACGGTCAGGACGCAACAACTATGTCATCGGCAGTCAAGACAGAGCCTGGCGAAGATGTGGACACCTCTCGCATCTACACCTGTCCTGTGGCAGTTAACATGGAATTTGAGGTGCAACACACCATCACCTGCAAAGG CTGTGGGGAGGTGGTGACCAAGCGAGAGCAGTTTAATGACTTGTCCATCGACCTACCACGCAGAAAGAAAACCCTCCCACTTCGCTCGATCCAGGATTCTCTGGATCTCTTCTTTAGG atGGAGGAAATTGAGTACTCGTGTGAAAAATGCAATGGCAAATCAGCAACAGTTATGCATAAATTCAGCAAACTACCCAG AGTGCTCATCCTACACCTGAAACGATACAGCTTTAACGCCCAGCTGTCTCTGAACAGCAAGCTGGGCCAGCAGGTGGTGATCCCACGATACCTGACCCTACTGTCCCACTGCACTGAATCTACAAGACCCCCCATCAGTCTTGGCTGGAGTTCCCAAGCCTCTGT atCCAGAGCACTTAAAACGTCACAGTCGGTCAACTCCTCCACAGCACCTCTCCG AAGGATGGGAGGCAAAGTAGCCAACTCCAGCTGTGCCTCGATCCTTGTGGACTCGGACTGTGAGGAGGAGCCTAACAGAAAGGTGAACGCAAACCGCAAGCGTCGCCTCAGCAGCTGTCTGCCTGAAGACGATGACCGCCCGGAAGAG AGGGGAACCACAATAGATTCAGCTGACTTTGGTGGCATAAATGATGATGAAATGCTGGCTGCTGTGCTGGAGATGAGTCGTCAAGAGGCTGCACTCTCAGCACCACCTCCCATGGAAGACGAGCCAACCAGCAGCCCCGACACAGGATTTGGGGATACAGATGCCCATGACCTTGCCTATCACACAGATCTGCTTGAAACGGATGGCAAACAGCCTGCAG ATGTGCTGGACTCCCTGGACTTGACCATGGATGAAAACAAGGAGAACCAGACTCCAGAGAGTGTGCAGCAGCAAGGAGAGCTGGACTGGGTCCAGCAGTACAGTCTGGATCAGGAGAGGGAAGAACAGGAGCTACAGCAGGCTCTCGCCCAGAGTCTCCAAGAACAT GAGGCCCAAGAGATGAGAGAAGATGATGATCTGAAGAGGGCAACTGAGCTCAGCTTGCAAG AGTTTAACAACTCCCTGCCTGAGCTGCTGTGCTCAGATGACGATTCTGGCAATGAGGATGTGCTTGACATGGAGTACACTGAAGTAGAGGCAGAAAATCTCAAGAGAAACGCTGAG AGTGGAGACTTGGCCAACTCTTTTAGACTCATCAGTGTTGTGAGCCACATTGGGAGCAGCTCCTCCTCTG GCCATTATATCAGTGACGTGTACGACATGAAGAAACAGTCATGGCTGACCTACAATGACCTGGATGTTTCACGCACACAGGAAGCAGCTGTGCAGCGAGACCGTGACCGCAGTGGATACATCTTCTTCTACATGCACAA AGATGTGTTTGAGCAGTCATCTGAGATGGAGAGATCTGGAGCCAGCAGCACTGCAGAGGCAGGGAGGAATGTCCTGCAGCCCCTCTGA
- the ybey gene encoding endoribonuclease YbeY, protein MGVILRNLQKVVPLRRARLRKDVDTLRHILGIQKFDLGVICVDNQRIQQINSIYRKKNLPTDVLSFPFYEDLRPGKLPCPLHRDELNLGDIFLGVEFVMNQCREESLDLHGALTVVTAHGICHLLGYRHETEEEWTEMLQRESYILSEYNRLTGRHLEPLMKRCSQDR, encoded by the exons ATGGGAGTAATACTGCGCAACCTCCAGAAGGTGGTGCCTCTTCGCCGCGCCAGACTGCGTAAAGATGTGGACACTCTGAGACACATACTGGGCATCCAGAAATTTGACTTGGGCGTCATCTGCGTGGACAACCAGAGGATCCAGCAAATTAATAGcatttacagaaagaaaaacctcCCGACGGATGTCCTCTCGTTTCCATTCTACGAG GACCTGAGACCTGGTAAGCTGCCTTGCCCCCTTCACAGAGATGAGCTGAACCTGGGGGACATTTTCCTTGGGGTCGAGTTTGTAATGAACCAGTGTCGTGAGGAATCCCTAGATCTACATGGTGCTCTTACT GTCGTCACAGCACACGGCATCTGCCACCTGTTGGGCTACAGACATGAGACAGAGGAAGAATGGACTGAG atgctgcagagagaaagctACATTCTAAGCGAGTACAACAGACTTACAGGTCGACATCTGGAGCCACTGATGAAGAGATGCAGTCAAGACAGGTGA